Genomic window (Branchiostoma lanceolatum isolate klBraLanc5 chromosome 13, klBraLanc5.hap2, whole genome shotgun sequence):
CAATCGGTACAATATCGATACTAGATCAATCAGCACCTCAAATAGCATGCCTCGGCCGACCATACACGCCATGAGCATGTCATAAACATCCATAAACTTCATCACATAATGACAGATGATGAAACTGAATGAAATAGTTTTATTGAtcctccgccattttgatttttagaATCAATGTCAACACTGTCATGGTAGGGTTTGGAGCTGGTCATAGATATGTGATGGAGTCGaacttttctacaaaataaaaatgtagtCTGTTCCTGACTTAGGCAGAGGGGATGCTGCTTCAGTGAGCGttagttcagtgcccagaagtgGTCTGTGTGTCCTAGAATGAGCAAACtcgttaaaaagaaaaaaaaaaaggaaaaaaagcgCGTATGTCTATGATGGCCTGAGCTGCGATCAGCTCTAAGCAAACCCGTTAAAATAGTtagaaaaagataaaaatagattaaaaaatcaaataaaaaagataaaaataaaaagaatgtgGAAAGTCCGAAAAATTGAAGAATCTAAAAGagtaaaaaagataaaaatgaaatatttcaagaataaaaaaaataaagaaacagaAAAGCCCGTACGTCGATGATGGCCTTAGCGGCGTCCAGCGCGGCCTGGTTCGGCAGCCTGCTCGTGTAGTCCCCGACGAAGCTGACGGCGATGGCGACGCTGTTGTAGCCCTGCGTGTGGCCGCCTTGCCGGTCGAACCCGCGCCCCTCGTACACACGACCGTCCTCCCCGATCAGGAAGTTGTATCCGATATCAGACCAACCTGGAACAAACACTGgattttacttcgcttttttttacttcgctttttaaCCCTGCCGTttcgccacacgaccccatgaACATAAAGCtaaagcctttttgaggccgttggggcagtgggctgttatccactatgtctagggcatggtatttgAAGGCGGAGCTTATCCTGGAACAATAACATGAGTGGAGACATGttgcgtaacggcagggtgttcgaccaagaaccaagcggtcccgggttccaATCCCCTGAAgccaccgacgttgtgcccttagaaaAGACAccttatacgactttcctcactccacccaggtgtagaaatgggtttGTTGTTCTCTGAATGTGAAATTGTtagaataagttatgaaaaaactTGTGTGCAGTACCACATCGTCCCTGTCTGTCCAAATAgcagaatagaaaaaaaaggaacacaaaGGTTAAGATAGTcacccactgcccctatacatgaggccgtaggggcagtgggttgctatACACTGTGCCTATGCCACcttattggaaggcggagcccatccctctcgtTCCACCGCCTTTTAACTCCCCAACCGACGTCAGGTACTCATTCCTaaacctgggtggagtggggaacgTCTTTCTAAAGGGAACAACATTGGTGCATATCAGGGCACTCGAACCCCGAACGTCTGGTTCCAGATTCCAACCGTTATCATTGTTTGTTTATAACCTGGCAGGCCTCAGTGTTGtgcctttggaaaggcactttacacctaccTCCTAACTCGACTCTGGTGAAAACGGCTGTAGCTGGCTGGAAATTCGCTAAACTTAAATTTCTTCTGGTTTAAAGCTAATAACTTTCAAAATGACTTGTACAACGTACAGAGCTGCGCTTTCATTCACATGACATGTCCCTTCAAGGCTCTTAAAGCGAGAGGCAGTCGGGCTATATTTATCGGCGGACTAAGCTAATAACAGCTGGTTTGGGAGAAGGTTTTCTACCACGGTAGGGATGTCGGACGTGCGGTGTTTTGTGATCAAATAAAGCGCTATAAAAACACTGAACTTTGGTCATttcatgtagaaaaaaacaagcaaacttcTACAGGTGGCCCCTTGaattattttcccattgacccaaatgttaagaatcctgtccgcagtgaccacctgtctgctGAGACCAAGTCCCtcaagtggtcactatagacaggtttaaCAGTATTTCGTCCTTCACctctgttgtgtgtgtgtatgtgtgtgtgtgtgtgtgtgtgtgtgtgtgtgtgtatgtgtgtgtgtgtgtgagagagagagagagagagagagaggagagaaagaaagaaagaaagagagagagtggGGGAAGAGAGAAACAGAGCGAGCGAGCATGTGTTTATGCGTATGCGTTGTTTGCTGCAAAGTTCGTCCCTCGCCTGTTGtccatgtgtatgtatgtatgtatgtatgtatgtatgagtgtgtgtgtgtgtgtgcgcttgtgtgcgtgtatgtatgtgcttgtatgtatgtgtgtgtgcgcttttgagtgcatgtgtttgtgtgtatataacATGTGGTTTAGCTCGTCCTTCACCTCTGTTGTcaatgtgtgtgcgtgcgtgttcgtgtgtacgtgtgtgcgtgtgtgcgtgtgtacgtgtgGTTTACTGAAGGTTCGTTCTTCACCTCTGTTGTcaatgtgtgtgcgtgcgtgtgcgtgtgtacgtgtgtacgtgtgtgcgtgtgtacgtgtgGTTTACTGAAGGTTCGTCCTTCACCTCTGTTGTCCATGTGGTAGTTCTGGTGGGACTGGATCAGGCTGGAGCACCTGCTGACGTCATAGCAGGCGCTGCCGGTGGTGTGGTGGATAAACACCTGGGAACGAGAAGGGATTAATGTTACGTTACAGCTGACGTCATAACAACACCTGGGAACGAGAAGGGAATGATGTTACGTTACAGCAGTACTGAACGTCTGCTGACGTCATAACAGCACCTGGAGACGAGAAGGGAAGAGTTGTTCTCAATGAACACATGGGTCTCTTACAAACATTTGCAATATTTCACTTTTACATCtcatcataaattatgcaaatgacttgaacatttacataatctatgcatatgTGATGTACACCTTTAAGTAATTTACATGTCACAAGCATGGAATTCCCGCCATTAACCACGAATGATTTATGTCACTTTCAAAACACCACGACGTTCAGGACAGAAGATAAGAAACCTGCTGCAGTAGCAAGGTCATACACCAGGGGACTTTAACCTAATCTTGACCTTCGCCCTCCCAATGACCTACAAACGAAATGTATCACCATAATCAATCCCAAGGGCTGGGGATTACCAGAACCGACTAGAGGGTACtcgtctatgccgagagcagaccagcctggcgagccctatgcatggctgcagccgccatgcatcagacactgatgcctgcgaacgattgataaTCAATCCAGCCGTTCTTAAGGTAGACTGACCACAAACACCGGAAACAcgcaagcaaacacacacacagacacgccgaaaactatacctccatttatCGTGGAGGTGACAAACCAAAACTCCTATTGCCATGCTTACCTGGCTGACCGGGGTGTGCATGTGGTTGGTGTATTTGGGCGGCCTTGCTCCCCACCCGTCCCTCAGAACCATGTCCAGTCCCGCGCACTGGCTGTACTCCGCCAGCGGCACGCCATTACTGAAACCACCTGAAGCTGGGATACAGAGAGAAGGGTTTAAAAGAACAGCTATGACAAAGACTCTAGACCGTAGAAATTAAGTCCGaagatagaatagaataaaagcAAAGATCGTTTCCCTTACGAATTGTAATGTGACGTTATAGCACATTGAATACAACACCACAAGATGACTTTCCAACACGTGCGATAGAAGTCACTTTATGTGCAgacacggtgtgtgtgtgtgcgtgcgtgtgcgtgtgtgtctcggagtgagtgtgtgaatgtgtctgtgtgtgtgtgaatgtgtgtgtgtctgtctgcatgtgtgtgtgtgtgagtgtgtctgtatgtggtacgtgtgtgcatgtggtacgtgtgtgtgtgtgtgtgcgttcgtgCACTGTGCGCGTGTTAATGTGTCCAGAGGACCTTACATACCCGGCACGCAGCACCTCCTGTCGGCCGGCCCCCCACACTTCCCGCTGGCGTAAGAGCCCGAGCAGTAGTTGGACGTCACCTTACAGGTGCCCCCCGACGCCGCGCATGCGCTGTCACCGGAGGCATAGCTGGCCTCCAGCGCCACGCCTGTAcaggaaataaacaaacaaataaacaaaaacaaacaaacaaaaacaccagaTGCCGCATAGGAGCACTCTTCGAGCGCCACGCCTGTagaggaaaataaaacaaataaacaatctgGCGATATTATACGAGTTGACGTTAACCTTTTAAGAAAGTGGTGAAAGACCTGTGTGAGCAAGCCATccggagcattttatgaggtttgaaacttgactaaaaaaactccaatttactacacatagtaagttccaataacactataccattacatatcgacattagatgagcaaagatacgatgtcgtagtggtgagaactgatagaaaatccaagccctacttgactgatcctgactgtccaccaCAAtgagcagttcgaccaatgagagagtgactgttggcggggctatggtatagGTTTATATACTTTTAtaccgcttttgagcacttttgataagaaatccgcacggaAAGGTGGCAAACAGtggtattaaatgtcaatttcataaagattacagcaactaaaatattttcaattttcaagacTCATAAAATGCTCCGGGTGCCTTTAAACGTCGCGCCGCgacattcatacatacactCTTTCCAGTCTAGGGTATAGGTAACACCTGAAAACGGTGGAAGACTTGTCCCGTGACTTACACGTcgcacatacacactcactaCAACCCACTAAGCAGCAGTCTAAGATATCGATAGCACCGTAAGAAAACTTACAAGTCGCGTCACAGTTAAGACAGCAGCGTCTGTTGGTGTCTCCGGAACACTTGTTGGTGACGTAACCAGCCTTACAGGTGGTGTAGCGGTAGTCCGTACAGGTGCCGCCTAGCGCAGAGCAGCCGCTGTCGTCTAGACCTGGGGAGTGTGAGAATGAGGGAAGGGATGAGAGAAGGGATGAGGGAAGAATGAGTGAGGGAATGAACAGGTGGTGTAGCGGTAGTCCGTACAGGTGCCGCCTAGGGCAGAGCAACCGCTGTCGTCTAGGCCTGGGAGTGAGGGAATGAGAGAAGGCATTAGAGAAGGATTGGaagaacgaatgaatgaatgaatgaatgaaagaaggaATGAGAGAAGGAATGAGAGAAGGAATGAGAGAAGGAATGAgagaagaaatgaatatgtgGTGTAGCGGTAGTCCGAACAGGTCCGCCTA
Coding sequences:
- the LOC136447187 gene encoding peptidoglycan-recognition protein SC2-like; protein product: MRALLIIALLGLAGPSYGLDDSGCSALGGTCTDYRYTTCKAGYVTNKCSGDTNRRCCLNCDATCVALEASYASGDSACAASGGTCKVTSNYCSGSYASGKCGGPADRRCCVPASGGFSNGVPLAEYSQCAGLDMVLRDGWGARPPKYTNHMHTPVSQVFIHHTTGSACYDVSRCSSLIQSHQNYHMDNRGWSDIGYNFLIGEDGRVYEGRGFDRQGGHTQGYNSVAIAVSFVGDYTSRLPNQAALDAAKAIIDCGVQLGKVTSGYRLQGHRDVGSTSCPGDTLYSHIRTWAHYS